From Bacillus basilensis, a single genomic window includes:
- a CDS encoding MFS transporter: MKNTWRELREMDRNVWIRFIGETLNGIAMMMLMPFFALYLKDKVDSLLQVGVIMALSPIAASFGAIIGGRIADKYGRKPIMIFSMASNALLMLGFLFIEGFIPYAILSIFLGLSNSLFHPAASAMVADVTTPEKRTEAYGLLRMGHNIGAAIGPIMGASVVVLSKNLVFIIASSTMLFYALLVFILIQETMPKSTNNEENKEKEPGAVWKIVLRDKALMIYLLAGIIISMGFSQTEGMLPLHFDNEMKGIFGTNNPYPYLMALNGLLVVLFQFQISKWATDKPVGKTMLYGACLFGIGLFFIGWLPKWFGEFDINATVILITLMFVYAIYTLGEMIMSPVQMTFVANLAPEHLRGTYMGAASLQWITGSAFGPLLGGFLLDRLLGHLLFTILAVGCVIAGVVYVSLDRLVEQRQKSTLTKQSS; the protein is encoded by the coding sequence ATGAAAAATACGTGGCGTGAGTTAAGGGAGATGGACCGTAACGTATGGATTCGATTTATTGGAGAGACGTTAAATGGAATTGCGATGATGATGTTGATGCCTTTTTTTGCATTATATTTAAAAGATAAGGTAGATTCGTTATTGCAGGTCGGAGTGATTATGGCGCTTTCTCCAATTGCTGCAAGCTTTGGAGCAATTATAGGAGGAAGAATTGCTGATAAATATGGAAGAAAGCCAATTATGATATTTTCGATGGCGAGTAATGCGTTATTAATGCTCGGTTTTCTATTTATAGAAGGATTTATTCCATATGCGATTTTATCTATTTTTTTAGGATTAAGTAATTCTTTATTTCATCCAGCTGCATCAGCAATGGTTGCGGATGTAACAACGCCAGAAAAAAGAACTGAAGCATATGGTTTATTACGAATGGGGCACAATATAGGTGCTGCAATTGGCCCGATAATGGGTGCTTCAGTAGTTGTGTTGTCGAAGAACCTTGTGTTTATTATTGCTTCTTCTACGATGTTGTTTTATGCATTACTAGTATTTATTCTTATTCAAGAGACAATGCCGAAGAGCACGAATAACGAAGAGAATAAAGAAAAGGAACCAGGAGCAGTGTGGAAAATTGTATTGCGAGATAAGGCACTAATGATTTATTTATTAGCGGGTATTATTATTTCGATGGGATTTTCTCAAACAGAAGGTATGTTGCCACTGCACTTTGATAATGAAATGAAAGGTATTTTTGGAACTAACAATCCATATCCGTATTTAATGGCTTTAAATGGACTATTAGTTGTGTTGTTCCAATTTCAAATTTCAAAATGGGCCACAGATAAACCTGTCGGAAAGACGATGTTATATGGTGCATGTTTGTTCGGGATTGGTTTATTCTTTATAGGATGGTTACCGAAGTGGTTTGGAGAATTCGATATAAATGCTACAGTTATTTTAATTACATTAATGTTCGTTTATGCCATATATACACTAGGTGAGATGATCATGTCGCCTGTACAGATGACGTTTGTAGCGAATTTGGCCCCTGAGCATTTGAGAGGGACTTATATGGGAGCTGCAAGTTTACAGTGGATTACAGGAAGTGCATTCGGTCCACTTCTTGGAGGTTTTTTGCTAGATCGATTACTTGGGCACCTTCTCTTTACAATTTTAGCTGTAGGATGTGTAATTGCAGGTGTTGTATATGTTTCTTTAGATCGTCTCGTTGAACAAAGGCAAAAAAGCACACTAACCAAACAATCTTCTTAA
- a CDS encoding DUF3948 family protein — protein sequence MKEQVLQVTKGDFVGSASGAVVLTALIVFLSSVLV from the coding sequence ATGAAAGAGCAAGTATTACAAGTAACTAAAGGCGACTTCGTAGGATCAGCGAGTGGAGCAGTAGTATTAACAGCATTAATCGTATTTCTATCAAGCGTATTAGTATAA
- the hppD gene encoding 4-hydroxyphenylpyruvate dioxygenase yields MKQKSMDTLAAQMEDFFPVRDVDHLEFYVGNAKQSSYYLARAFGFKIVAYSGLETGNREKVSYVLVQKNMRFVVSGALSSDNRIAEFVKTHGDGVKDVALLVDDVDKAYSEAVKRGAVAIAPPVELTDENGTLKKAVIGTYGDTIHTLVERKNYKGTFMPGFQKAEFDIPFEESGLIAVDHVVGNVEKMEEWVSYYENVMGFKQMIHFDDDDISTEYSALMSKVMTNGSRIKFPINEPADGKRKSQIQEYLEFYNGAGVQHLALLTNDIVKTVESLRANGVEFLDTPDTYYDELTARVGKIDEEIDKLKELKILVDRDDEGYLLQIFTKPIVDRPTLFIEIIQRKGSRGFGEGNFKALFESIEREQERRGNL; encoded by the coding sequence ATGAAACAAAAATCTATGGATACGCTAGCTGCACAAATGGAGGACTTTTTTCCAGTACGTGATGTAGACCATTTGGAATTTTACGTAGGAAATGCAAAGCAATCAAGTTATTACCTTGCGAGAGCATTCGGATTCAAAATTGTGGCCTACTCTGGATTAGAAACTGGTAACCGTGAGAAGGTATCTTATGTTCTTGTGCAAAAGAATATGCGTTTTGTTGTGTCTGGAGCTTTAAGTAGCGATAATCGTATCGCAGAGTTTGTAAAGACTCATGGTGATGGCGTGAAAGATGTGGCATTACTTGTTGACGATGTTGATAAAGCGTACTCGGAAGCGGTGAAACGTGGTGCCGTCGCAATTGCTCCGCCTGTAGAGTTAACAGACGAGAACGGTACATTGAAAAAAGCAGTTATTGGTACGTATGGTGATACAATTCACACGCTTGTAGAGCGTAAAAATTATAAAGGAACATTTATGCCAGGATTCCAAAAGGCTGAGTTTGATATTCCATTTGAAGAGTCAGGTTTAATTGCTGTAGACCATGTAGTTGGTAATGTTGAAAAGATGGAAGAGTGGGTTAGTTATTACGAGAACGTTATGGGCTTTAAACAAATGATCCATTTTGATGATGATGATATCAGTACAGAGTATTCAGCATTAATGTCGAAGGTTATGACAAACGGAAGTCGTATTAAGTTCCCTATTAACGAACCAGCTGATGGAAAGCGAAAATCACAAATTCAAGAATATCTAGAATTCTATAATGGAGCAGGTGTACAGCATCTTGCTTTACTAACAAATGACATTGTTAAAACAGTAGAATCGCTTCGTGCAAATGGTGTGGAGTTTTTAGATACACCAGATACTTATTATGATGAGTTAACTGCACGAGTTGGAAAAATTGATGAAGAAATTGATAAGTTAAAAGAATTAAAGATCTTAGTAGATCGCGATGATGAAGGCTACTTACTACAAATCTTTACGAAACCAATTGTAGATCGCCCGACTCTATTTATTGAAATCATTCAACGTAAAGGTTCTCGTGGATTTGGTGAAGGAAACTTTAAAGCGTTATTTGAATCAATTGAAAGAGAACAAGAGCGTCGCGGAAATTTATAA
- a CDS encoding DUF3948 family protein — protein sequence MKEQVLQVTKGDFVGSASGAVVLTALIVFLSSVLV from the coding sequence ATGAAAGAGCAAGTATTACAAGTAACAAAAGGTGACTTCGTAGGATCAGCAAGTGGAGCAGTAGTATTAACAGCATTAATCGTATTTCTATCAAGCGTATTAGTATAA
- a CDS encoding D-alanine--D-alanine ligase: MTKIKLGLLYGGKSAEHQVSLQTALAAIKALNQDKFEIHPIYITEQGQWVRGERIEGEVTDVEVLKMSGAENAISPLSLSTEIIPSAASEENAIDVIFPLLHGPNGEDGTVQGLLELMNIPYVGNGVLASAAGMDKVVMKNIFAEAGLKQAKYASFIRSAWEKDRETAYEKVEEVLGYPCFVKPANLGSSVGINKCKNREELENAFEEAFQFDRKIIVEENIVGREVEVGVLGNDEPKCSVVGEIVPKKDFYDYKSKYIDGDTALIIPAEMTEEESNVIKRDAIIAFQSLDGAGLTRADFFLTKGGEVYINEVNTMPGFTPFSMFPLLWQHTGLPYPELIEELIGLAIERHEEKQKIKYTI, from the coding sequence GTGACAAAAATTAAATTAGGTTTATTATACGGTGGAAAATCAGCTGAGCATCAAGTTTCGCTACAAACGGCTCTTGCTGCTATTAAAGCATTAAATCAAGATAAATTCGAGATTCATCCAATTTATATTACAGAACAAGGTCAATGGGTACGCGGTGAGCGTATTGAAGGTGAAGTAACAGATGTTGAAGTTCTAAAAATGAGCGGTGCAGAAAATGCGATTTCTCCGTTATCATTAAGTACAGAAATTATTCCATCTGCAGCTTCTGAGGAAAATGCTATCGACGTTATATTCCCATTACTGCATGGACCGAATGGTGAAGATGGAACGGTTCAAGGATTATTAGAATTAATGAACATTCCTTATGTAGGAAATGGTGTTCTAGCATCTGCTGCAGGTATGGATAAAGTTGTTATGAAAAACATCTTTGCAGAGGCTGGATTGAAACAAGCAAAATATGCATCATTCATTCGTAGCGCATGGGAAAAAGATCGTGAAACAGCATATGAAAAAGTAGAAGAAGTATTAGGATATCCTTGCTTCGTAAAACCAGCAAACCTTGGTTCAAGTGTTGGTATTAATAAGTGTAAAAATCGTGAAGAGCTTGAGAATGCATTTGAAGAGGCATTCCAATTTGACCGTAAAATTATTGTAGAAGAGAATATTGTTGGACGTGAAGTAGAAGTGGGTGTACTAGGTAATGATGAACCGAAATGTTCAGTTGTAGGTGAAATCGTACCGAAAAAAGACTTCTATGATTATAAGTCGAAATATATTGATGGCGATACAGCGTTAATTATTCCAGCTGAAATGACAGAAGAAGAGTCTAATGTTATTAAGCGAGATGCGATTATTGCGTTCCAATCGTTAGATGGTGCTGGATTAACACGAGCTGATTTCTTCTTAACGAAAGGTGGAGAAGTATACATTAACGAAGTAAATACAATGCCAGGATTTACGCCGTTTAGTATGTTCCCTCTACTATGGCAACATACTGGATTACCGTATCCGGAATTAATTGAAGAGCTAATCGGTTTAGCGATTGAGCGTCACGAAGAAAAACAAAAAATTAAATATACAATCTAA
- a CDS encoding ABC transporter ATP-binding protein, translating into MSEPLLEVKNLKTYFPIKGGIFSRTVGHVKAVDGVSFTINKGEVFGLVGESGSGKTTIGKTILRLVQKTEGEVKFKGQDVHSLSKEELRKHRPNMQLVFQDPFSSLNPRMRIGEALGEPMLAHGLATKENVREKVIEVLELCGLAPYHIDRYPHEFSGGQRQRIVIARAMVLNPEFIVADEPVAALDVSIQAQIINLFSELQEKKGLSYLFISHDLSVVEHLCTKIGIMYLGTIVETAPRDELFTNPLHPYTKALLSAVPIPDPTVKRERIILEGDIPSPANPPSGCRFHTRCPFATDVCKQTVPEFRNVGEEHFVACHHV; encoded by the coding sequence ATGAGTGAACCATTATTAGAAGTAAAAAACTTAAAAACATATTTTCCAATTAAAGGCGGCATATTTAGTAGAACGGTTGGACATGTAAAAGCAGTTGATGGAGTAAGTTTTACTATTAATAAAGGCGAAGTATTCGGCCTCGTTGGTGAATCAGGAAGCGGAAAAACGACGATAGGAAAAACAATTTTACGTCTCGTCCAAAAAACGGAAGGGGAAGTGAAGTTTAAAGGGCAAGATGTTCACTCTTTATCGAAAGAAGAATTGAGAAAACATCGTCCTAATATGCAACTCGTATTTCAAGATCCATTTAGCTCATTAAATCCGAGAATGAGAATTGGAGAAGCACTTGGTGAGCCGATGTTGGCTCACGGACTAGCGACGAAAGAAAATGTGCGTGAAAAGGTGATAGAAGTATTAGAGTTATGTGGCTTAGCCCCATATCATATTGACCGGTACCCTCACGAGTTTTCTGGTGGACAACGTCAGCGTATTGTTATCGCAAGAGCTATGGTATTAAACCCAGAGTTTATTGTAGCTGACGAACCTGTGGCAGCACTAGATGTATCTATTCAAGCACAGATCATTAATTTATTTAGTGAGCTACAGGAGAAAAAGGGACTATCTTATTTGTTCATTTCACATGATTTAAGCGTAGTAGAGCATTTATGTACGAAAATTGGAATTATGTATTTAGGAACGATTGTGGAAACAGCGCCACGTGATGAGTTATTTACAAACCCGCTTCATCCGTATACAAAAGCATTGTTATCCGCTGTGCCAATACCAGATCCAACAGTGAAGCGAGAGAGAATCATACTAGAGGGGGATATTCCAAGCCCAGCAAATCCACCTTCGGGTTGTCGCTTTCATACGCGATGCCCGTTTGCAACAGATGTTTGTAAACAAACGGTACCGGAATTCCGTAATGTTGGTGAAGAGCACTTTGTTGCTTGTCACCATGTATAA
- a CDS encoding homogentisate 1,2-dioxygenase, with protein MFYRHMGELPHKRHVQFRKKDGSLYREQVMGTKGFSGTQSILYHHYMPTEVGHTALSHSCQLQYEEDVALSHRHFRTKENKKTGDAVSGRNFMLGNEDLLIGVVTPTEKMDYFYRNGDGDEMLFVHYGTGKIETMFGTIHYRKGDYVTIPIGTIYRVIPDEGETKFLVVEANSQITTPRRYRNEYGQLLEHSPFCERDIRGPEKLETYDEKGEFVVMTKSRGYMHKHVLGHHPLDVVGWDGYLYPWVFNVEDFEPITGRIHQPPPVHQTFEGHNFVICSFVPRLYDYHPESIPAPYYHSNVNSDEVLYYVEGNFMSRKGVEEGSITLHPSGIPHGPHPGKTEASIGKKETLELAVMIDTFRPLRIVKQAHETEDEKYMYSWIEEGSYTVK; from the coding sequence ATGTTTTATCGTCACATGGGGGAGCTACCTCATAAACGACATGTACAATTCCGTAAAAAAGATGGATCACTTTATCGTGAACAGGTAATGGGAACAAAAGGTTTTTCTGGTACGCAGTCTATTTTGTATCATCATTATATGCCAACGGAAGTAGGGCATACAGCATTATCTCATTCTTGTCAGTTGCAGTATGAAGAGGATGTTGCTCTTTCACATCGCCACTTCCGCACGAAAGAAAATAAAAAAACTGGCGATGCAGTAAGCGGAAGAAACTTTATGCTTGGGAATGAGGATTTATTAATTGGAGTAGTGACTCCAACAGAAAAAATGGACTATTTCTACCGTAATGGTGATGGCGATGAAATGTTATTTGTTCATTACGGAACAGGGAAAATTGAAACAATGTTCGGAACGATTCACTATCGAAAAGGTGATTATGTAACGATTCCAATTGGAACGATTTATCGTGTTATTCCAGATGAAGGAGAGACTAAGTTTCTTGTTGTAGAAGCAAATAGTCAAATTACAACACCGCGTCGCTATCGTAATGAATATGGACAATTGTTAGAGCATAGCCCGTTTTGTGAGAGAGATATTCGTGGCCCTGAAAAATTAGAGACGTATGATGAAAAAGGTGAGTTTGTCGTAATGACAAAGTCACGAGGGTATATGCATAAACATGTCTTAGGACACCATCCGTTAGATGTTGTTGGTTGGGATGGCTATTTATATCCGTGGGTCTTTAATGTGGAGGACTTCGAACCAATCACAGGTCGTATTCATCAGCCACCTCCAGTACATCAAACATTCGAGGGTCACAATTTCGTTATTTGCTCTTTCGTACCACGTTTATACGACTATCATCCAGAATCTATTCCGGCACCATATTATCATAGTAACGTGAATAGTGATGAAGTACTGTACTACGTAGAAGGAAACTTTATGAGCCGGAAAGGTGTGGAAGAAGGTTCTATTACACTTCATCCGAGCGGCATTCCTCATGGGCCACACCCTGGGAAAACAGAGGCAAGCATAGGGAAAAAAGAAACGCTTGAATTAGCTGTTATGATAGATACATTCCGTCCACTTCGTATTGTAAAACAAGCACATGAAACAGAAGATGAAAAATATATGTATAGCTGGATTGAAGAGGGTTCATATACTGTGAAATAG
- a CDS encoding amino acid permease — translation MKQIFQKKPIAKLMQESKQKTLARTLGALDLTMLGIGAIVGTGIFVLTGVVAAKHSGPAIILSFAIAALACAFAAFCYAEFASSVPVSGSVYTYTYATMGEVFAFLIGWDLMLEYLLATSAVANGWSAYFQSLLKGFGIHIPTILSSAPGTGKGGIIDLPAVLIILVMTVLLSRGVRESARVNNIMVFIKIAVVLIFIFAGFNYVKPENWTPFMPFGLDGVMAGAATVFFAFIGFDAVSTAAEEVKRPQRDLPIGIIASLLICTVLYIVVSLILTGIVPYGQLNISDPVAFALQFIGQDGLAGVISVGAITGITTVMLVMMYGQVRVSYAMSRDGLLPKRLAKVHPKFKTPFLNTWTTGIIAALISGLIDLNVLAHLVNMGTLSAFALVAVAVIVMRRTHPDLPRAFKAPLVPFLPALTVIFCLYLMLQLSGTAWISFGIWMVIGIAVYFLYSRKHSALNNSKEEEDAANL, via the coding sequence ATGAAGCAAATTTTTCAAAAGAAGCCTATTGCAAAGTTAATGCAAGAGAGTAAACAAAAGACGTTAGCAAGAACATTGGGCGCGCTAGATTTAACGATGCTTGGAATCGGGGCAATTGTTGGAACGGGTATTTTTGTTCTAACGGGCGTGGTAGCGGCGAAACATTCTGGACCAGCTATTATATTATCGTTTGCGATAGCTGCGTTAGCTTGTGCCTTTGCTGCATTTTGTTATGCTGAATTCGCTTCTTCAGTTCCTGTCTCAGGCAGTGTGTATACGTACACATATGCGACGATGGGAGAAGTATTCGCATTTTTAATTGGATGGGACTTAATGCTTGAGTATTTACTTGCTACCTCAGCTGTGGCAAACGGTTGGTCCGCTTATTTCCAATCGTTATTAAAGGGATTTGGAATCCATATTCCTACCATTCTCTCCTCGGCCCCTGGTACAGGAAAGGGTGGAATAATTGATTTACCTGCGGTTCTAATCATTTTAGTGATGACTGTTCTTTTATCTAGAGGTGTTCGTGAAAGTGCACGTGTAAATAATATTATGGTATTTATTAAAATAGCGGTTGTTCTTATTTTTATCTTCGCTGGTTTTAATTATGTGAAACCTGAAAACTGGACGCCTTTTATGCCGTTTGGTTTAGATGGTGTAATGGCTGGAGCTGCTACAGTGTTCTTTGCCTTCATAGGGTTTGATGCAGTTTCGACGGCAGCAGAAGAAGTGAAACGCCCACAACGTGATTTACCAATTGGCATTATTGCATCTTTATTAATTTGTACGGTTCTTTATATTGTCGTTTCGCTTATTTTGACAGGAATTGTTCCATACGGACAGCTAAATATATCAGATCCAGTTGCTTTTGCACTTCAATTTATTGGACAAGATGGTTTAGCGGGAGTAATTTCAGTAGGAGCAATTACAGGAATTACAACTGTAATGCTAGTTATGATGTATGGGCAAGTACGTGTTTCGTATGCAATGAGTAGAGATGGATTATTGCCGAAACGTCTTGCTAAAGTTCACCCGAAATTTAAAACACCATTTTTAAATACGTGGACAACGGGAATTATTGCGGCACTGATTTCAGGATTAATAGATTTAAATGTATTAGCACATCTTGTAAATATGGGGACATTGTCAGCATTTGCACTCGTAGCTGTTGCTGTAATTGTAATGAGAAGAACTCATCCGGACTTACCGAGGGCATTTAAGGCGCCGCTTGTACCATTTTTACCAGCGTTAACAGTAATTTTTTGTTTATACTTAATGCTTCAATTATCCGGAACGGCTTGGATTAGTTTTGGGATATGGATGGTTATTGGTATTGCGGTTTACTTTTTATATAGCCGTAAACATAGTGCTTTAAATAATAGTAAAGAAGAAGAAGATGCAGCAAATCTATAA
- a CDS encoding DUF3948 family protein, giving the protein MKKMKEQVLEVTKGDFVGSASGAVVLTALIVFLSSVLV; this is encoded by the coding sequence ATGAAAAAAATGAAAGAGCAAGTATTAGAAGTAACAAAAGGTGACTTCGTAGGATCAGCAAGTGGAGCAGTAGTATTAACAGCGTTAATCGTATTTCTATCAAGTGTATTAGTGTAA
- a CDS encoding fumarylacetoacetate hydrolase family protein, with amino-acid sequence MKFVTFRLPSKEMRAGWLEGDKVIDMNLASGGKLPSSMFAFLEKVDEYVEVLHNIKNPEKGIYSLEEVQLVAAIPNPSSIRDFYAFEQHVKTARGRRGLDVVPEWYDIPVFYFTNHRAVIGPDAFVIGPKKSKKLDYELEIACVIGKEGRNISREQAEEYIFGYCIMNDWSARDLQATEMKVGLGPAKGKDFATSLGAHLVTKEELDVYRNGDRYELEMTAHVNGKLLSKGNFQDIYYTFAEMIERASEDVTLYPGDVIGSGTVGTGCILELGTEEWLQDGDVVELTITGLGTLRNTVKKEMEAGDGHVLSSHGGATS; translated from the coding sequence ATGAAATTTGTTACATTTCGTCTTCCTTCAAAAGAAATGCGAGCTGGATGGCTTGAAGGTGACAAAGTAATCGATATGAATCTTGCTAGTGGTGGAAAATTACCTTCTTCTATGTTCGCCTTTTTAGAGAAAGTGGATGAGTATGTAGAAGTATTGCATAATATTAAGAATCCGGAAAAGGGTATATATTCCTTAGAGGAAGTACAATTAGTGGCGGCAATTCCTAATCCGAGTAGTATTCGGGATTTTTACGCGTTTGAACAGCATGTAAAAACGGCACGCGGCCGAAGAGGGCTAGATGTTGTACCTGAATGGTATGATATTCCGGTTTTTTATTTTACGAACCACCGTGCTGTAATTGGTCCAGATGCTTTTGTAATTGGCCCGAAGAAATCTAAAAAACTGGATTATGAGTTAGAGATTGCTTGCGTAATTGGGAAAGAAGGAAGAAATATTTCTCGTGAGCAAGCAGAGGAATATATTTTTGGTTATTGTATTATGAATGACTGGAGTGCAAGGGACTTACAAGCAACAGAAATGAAGGTAGGACTTGGTCCAGCAAAAGGAAAGGATTTTGCAACTTCATTAGGAGCGCACCTTGTTACGAAAGAGGAATTAGATGTTTATCGTAACGGTGATCGTTATGAGTTAGAGATGACTGCTCATGTAAATGGAAAGTTATTATCGAAGGGGAACTTCCAAGATATTTACTATACATTTGCTGAAATGATTGAACGTGCTTCGGAAGACGTTACGTTATATCCAGGTGATGTGATTGGTTCTGGGACAGTAGGAACAGGTTGTATTTTAGAACTAGGTACGGAAGAGTGGCTGCAAGATGGAGATGTTGTAGAACTTACGATTACTGGTTTAGGTACATTACGTAATACGGTCAAAAAAGAAATGGAAGCAGGTGATGGGCATGTTTTATCGTCACATGGGGGAGCTACCTCATAA
- a CDS encoding Cof-type HAD-IIB family hydrolase, with protein MKLIALDMDGTLLSSNLEISKENLQAIQTAKEAGHIVMICSGRAKEDALKLLEEYKLSLPVGASNGAIVYVDGKVINSRCIQNDKVYKLAKLLESEGVPYKLYTNKGVYSPYTWQDQVMQAFEENKHALDVTLEELERITEKQKKSNLITDFQRVEDVVNNPELEISKFFILTFNAEHRAQLLSMLQEDTDIMVTASAPTNLEIMDKNGHKGNGLKQMAAHFNIPIEDTVAIGDNFNDVPMLEVAGLSVAMGNAEEDVKKLCDVVTLTNNEHGVAHAIEQFVLKQTSSSK; from the coding sequence TTGAAATTAATCGCATTAGATATGGATGGTACGCTACTATCATCTAATCTTGAAATCTCCAAAGAGAACTTACAAGCTATCCAAACTGCAAAAGAAGCTGGTCATATTGTAATGATTTGTTCTGGCCGTGCGAAAGAGGATGCTTTAAAACTGTTGGAAGAATATAAACTATCTCTTCCAGTTGGAGCGAGCAATGGGGCAATTGTTTATGTGGATGGAAAAGTAATTAACTCGCGTTGTATACAAAACGACAAAGTGTACAAACTTGCAAAGTTACTAGAATCTGAAGGTGTTCCGTATAAGCTATATACGAATAAAGGAGTTTATTCTCCATATACATGGCAAGATCAAGTCATGCAAGCATTCGAAGAAAACAAGCATGCACTAGATGTTACACTTGAGGAACTTGAAAGAATTACAGAAAAACAAAAGAAATCAAACTTAATTACTGATTTCCAAAGAGTCGAAGATGTTGTAAATAATCCAGAGTTAGAAATATCTAAATTCTTCATTTTAACATTTAATGCAGAGCATCGCGCACAGCTATTAAGTATGTTACAAGAAGACACTGATATTATGGTTACAGCATCTGCCCCTACTAATTTAGAAATTATGGATAAGAACGGGCATAAAGGGAATGGACTGAAACAAATGGCAGCCCACTTTAATATACCAATTGAAGATACAGTTGCTATCGGTGACAATTTTAACGATGTACCCATGTTAGAAGTAGCTGGTTTATCAGTTGCAATGGGAAATGCTGAAGAAGATGTAAAAAAACTATGTGATGTTGTAACATTAACAAACAATGAACATGGTGTTGCTCATGCAATCGAGCAATTTGTATTGAAACAAACTTCATCTAGTAAATGA
- a CDS encoding DUF3948 family protein, giving the protein MKKMKEQVLEVTKGDFVGSASGAVVLTALIVFLSSVLV; this is encoded by the coding sequence ATGAAAAAAATGAAAGAGCAAGTATTAGAAGTAACAAAAGGTGACTTCGTAGGATCAGCAAGTGGAGCAGTAGTATTAACAGCGTTAATCGTATTTCTATCAAGCGTATTAGTATAA
- a CDS encoding DUF3948 family protein has protein sequence MNSEQVLQVTKTDLLGSLGGAVVLTSFILFLANVLV, from the coding sequence ATGAACAGTGAACAAGTGTTACAAGTAACAAAAACAGATTTATTAGGATCGTTAGGTGGAGCGGTAGTATTAACATCATTTATTCTATTCCTTGCAAATGTATTAGTATGA